CCTGCGGATTCATCAGGTAGACGTATGCGCTGTGCGAGACGAGATAGTTGCCGTCCTCGGCCTCGGATTTCTGCCGCGCGACATAGATCCGGTATTCCTTGAGGACGCTGTCGATCTGCGCTTGCGTTCCACTCAATCCAACAATTCGTGGATCGAAGGATTTCAGATATTCGGCCATGACCTGCGGAGTATCGCGCTGGGGGTCGACGGTAACAAAGAGCGGCTGGAGCTTGCCCGCATCCGGACCGAGCTTTTCCAGGGCCGCGCTGATGTTGGTGAGCGCTGTCGGGCAGGCATCTGGACAGAAGGTGTAGCCAAAGAAAATGAGCAGCCATTTGCCGCGATAGCTTTGGTCACTGACGCTCTTCCCGTCGGTGCTGACCAGAGTGAACGGCCCGCCAATCGCTGCGGTACCTGAAGTGATGCTCTTTGGCGGTGGCGGAGCCACAAGCAAAGCTCCGACCGTTGTCAGCGCGCCGACGGCCGCGAGCACGAGGGCTAAGAGTAACAATCTTGGTCTTATCTTCATGGAAGTCACCTCGCCTGAGGCGTGGACCGGGTTCGCGGCCACGAGATCAACCGCGCGCATGGATCGATCGAGCAATTAGCTGTTTACCTCATTCCTTGCTGCCATCCTCACGCGATGGCGGATTGCGCCACTGATCGTTGGGCCGGCCACTGGAATGATCGCCTCTCATCATCGTGCCGCAGTGGTCCATCATGCCGGTCATCCGACCCATCATTCCTCCGCCCATCATTCCCCTACCGGCCATCATCCCGCTTCCCATCATCGAGCTAGGCGCGTCGTCAGAGTCGCGAGCGTAGACCGCCGCAGAGAGGGCGACGACCGCAAGAGAGATAGTGGCGAGCAACAGTGTCGACTTACGCATGGGTGCTCTCCTTCACTTGAGTTCCAGGATTTTCTGCGAGCGTATCCGCAGGAACTCCCAGACCTTCTCCGCAGCAGTTCGAGCCGTATGCAGGCGTGCTGTCGGGTGCTGGCCGAGCAGAAACCGCTGACGGATCAGCCGCTGGCGATCCGGGCGCGCGAGGCGCGCCGGAGCCGCCGATAAATTTGTGCATGCACAGGCCAAGGCCACACATAACAAGGCAAGGCAGCACGCTCAGGAGAACCGATGCAATTCCCGCTGCAACGAGCCAACTCCAACTGGCGGCCGTAATGCCAATCAGCGCCAAGCCAGCGACCGCGAGCAGAAACCATTTGTTGGCGACATAGCGCCGAATTGCCATCCGGCTTACGGCGCCCGCCATCGTGTTCACCGAACTGGTTGATTGAGGTCCATTCATTGTCTTTCTCCGCATTTTCACCAGGTCAGGAGCGCCTTCACCCAATGGACGCCACGCATGAAGGGACCTGATCCATCCGGAACATCCGACGATGATGGTGGACTGCCTCGATCGGCGTGATTGATGGGGACGGTGTGATCCGCAATGTAGGGCTTGAGGAACTCGGCAATCTCGGGCGCGTCCCATTCGGCCGGGCCCACGATGCGGCCGATCTCCTGTCCGGCCCGACTGACGAGTAGCGTCGTCGGCAGACCGAGTGCTCGCACTTGGTGAAGCACCTGGCCGGAGGAATCGGAATACATTGCGAGATTGTGGACGCCGATTTCGTTGTAGAATTTGCCGATCGTTTCCATTCCGCCCCGGTCGATGGAAACAGGGATCACCTCGAAGCCCGCGCCGCCTAACGTCGCTTGCAGGCGATCCAGCGCCGGCATTTCCTTGCGGCACGGCACGCACCACGTTGCCCAGATGTTGACCAGCAAGACCTTACCGCTGAAATCGGCAAGGCTGCGCGTGTGCCCGCCGGCATCGTTGAAGCTGATCGTCGCGATGGGAGTCGGCTTGTCGAGGAGGACAAAGTTCTTCGGCGCTTCGGCGGCATTTGACATGTGTAAGGTCGCAACAAGCGTGGTTGCACACAGCCATGTGGCGAAACCAATAGACTTTGCGCCGGTGTTACGCGTCATTGCTGTTGAAGCCTCCGGATCAGCGGAATGATTTCGCTTTCCAACACCTCCTGAGTGAGCGGGCCGATCTGCTTGTAGGCGATGCGCCCGTCCCTGCTGATCACAAAGGTCTCGGGCACGCCATACACGCCCCAGTCAATGGCGGCGCGGCCGTTGAGGTCGGCGCCGGTGCGCGTGTACGGATCGCCGAATGTATCGAGCCACTTGGCAGCATCATCGGCCGGGTCCTTGTAGTTGAGGCCATGGATCGGTGCGATCGCGTCACTCCTCATCTGTAACAGCAAGGGGTGCTCGGCTCTGCATTCCGCGCACCACGACGCGAAGACATTCACCACCGACACTTCGCCCGTCAGATCGGTATTTGATAAGCCGAGCGTGCGGCCTTTGACAGGCGGCAGCGTGAACTGCGGCACCGGCTGTCCGATCAGAGCCGACGGAATCCGGTGCGGATCACGATTGAGGGCCCACGCGAGCATGAGAGCCAGCGCCGTGAAGACCATGATTGGCAAACCATAGCGCAGCCGGGCAGTCGACCGCCGTTTTGGCGCGGACGAAACTACGACGGTTTCTGTATTCATCTTGGCCTCGTGCTCCCTAGACCCTTCATTAGGTCTCGAACTCGTTGCATACAGGTGGTCACACAGTCGCGTAGAGCGTAGGTGGTTTGCCGTCCTTGGTGACCGCGTAGATCGAGAAAGCCTGTGTTTTTTGACCGTACATCCCGGGCGATCCCGCCGGCATGCCGGGAAGCGTGATGCCCGCAATTGCGGGTCGTTCCCTGAGGAGCTTGCGGACAATCTCCACCGGCACGTGACCGTCGACGACGTAACCATCGACAAACATTGTGTGGCAGCCCTGATACTTCTCAGGCACGCCGGCCTTTTGACTGATCTCCGCGAGATCATTGGTCGGCTTCACTTCGACTGCGAAGCCGCTCTTCCGAAGATAAGCGGCGTAGCCTTCGCAGCAGGTGCATTGCGGGTTCTTGTACAGGGTTGCCTGGATCGGCTCGGCGATGGCCGGCATCGGGAGCACGAACATCGCAATCGAGGCACCGAGGCAGAAGGTCCGTCTATTCATCTAGCTCTCCTTGTGAAGCGCGGGTTCCATCGAGTTCTTACGAGTCAAATGATACGGAGTACGGTCATCAGTCCCGACACCTGGTGGTCCGCAACATGACAATGCAGCATCCAGTCCCCGGGATTGTCGGCAACAAACGCAACTTCGACCGTCTCCCTCGGCGTCACCAGAACGGTATCGGCCCATTGACGATGCGGCTCCGGTGAGCCGTTGCGGCTCAAGATCTGAAAGCTCGAGCCATGCAGATGCATCGGATGCCACCAAGCGGTTTCGTTGCGAAATGTCAGGACGCAGCTCCGTCCACGCAGCACAACGAGAGACGGCGGCATGTCGGGGCTTCCATTGCAGACCATCGAGGTACCGTTGATGGCCCAGCTTGCACCCCGCCCGATGCCCTCCGTTCCGCCCAGCCCCATCATCGCACCGCCGCCCATCATGCCGCCTTGCAGCCGCAACTCATGCCGCTCTGCGGATGCGAGGTCTGGCTCAGGCAGAGGATTGCGGGGGAGTGCAGGTACGGCACCCGGCGGATGCGAGCGGATCGGCGGCATCTCGTCGTACGCCAAGTGCGTGAGCCAATAGGAAAGGTCCTGATCGAAGTCGTCGATCACCCGGTATCGCCGCCCGGGCTCGCCTTGCATGTCGAGCACGACGTCCAGGCGCATGGCAGGGCCAAGAAGGAGCCGGTCTCCCTTCGGTTCGTGCGGCTCGCAGGGTTGCCCGTCGATCGCGACGATGACTGGGCGATGGTCCTCGAAGCGAAGCGCCATGATGCGTGCCAGCGCGGCGTTGACAAGCCGCAGGCGGATGCGCTCGCCCGCGCGCACGGACACCTCCTCGGAGACAGTTCCGTTGATCGTCACCGTATTGCCGACACGGCCGGACATGGCGGCTTCCATCGCGTTGCCGAAACCGGCCGCTATCTGCGCGCCCGACGTGAGGCGCCAATCAGAGATCACACAAAGAAGGTCTCGATCGACAGCGACGGGCTCCGCCTCTTCCACGATCAATGCGCCAGCGAGCCCTCGCCCAAGTTGCTTCAGGCTGTCCGCATGCGGATGATACCAAAAAGTCCCCGCGTCTGGCGGCGTGAACTCGTAGGTGAACTGCTCGCCCGGTTTGATCGGCGGCTGAGTGAGACCAGGCACTCCGTCCATAGCATTTGGCAGCCGGATCCCGTGCCAGTGCACAGTAGTCTCCTCTGGCAACTGGTTATGCACGACGATGCGGACGCGCTCGCCCTGCCGTACGCGAATCTCGGGTCCGGGGATGCGGTCCCCGTAACACCACACATCGGTCGCCGGGTAAGCACGGCCGACCATTCGGGCGCGGCCAGGCGCCGCGGTGAGCTCGACCTGGTTTATCGAATTTGCGACGGCGCGCACTGCAAGCGGCAGCGCAGTCCCTGCCGCGAGACTTGCGCTCCCCACAAGAAGCGAACGCCGAGTGATTGTCCGAACCGCGGACATGTCGGGCCATCCTGTGCGTAGTGCACTGCACCACGACATTCGAGACGGGTGCAACGCATGCCGGAATCGCGCCTGAGACGCCGCAGCGTCGAACGCGCGTCGAGGTCCGATCGCCCAGAAGCGATCGGCCTCAGCTCAGGACAGTAGGCCTAGGAGGATAGGGATCGGGAGGATCGGAGCGGCCGATCAAGTCCGGCGTAGTCGTCGGAGTCAGTCTTTCGACCAGAACCGAGTAAACAGTTACTGACGCCGACGGCATCGCCATCGCGCCGCAAAAAGCGGAACATGCCGCCGCAAGGCCCTTTTCGTCGCCAGCACAGCCGTTGCACTTGCCTGGCACGGTGCCTGCGCCCGGCATATCTTTCGATACAGCCATGTCGTGGGACATCGGAATATCGCTCGCGACCATAACCGACTTGGCGAAAACGCCTGTACCATCGAAGGCGTGCAGGACCAGTCCCACAGCCAAGGCGAGGGCCATCAACAACGCTGGTATCCGTCGAATCCTCTCAAGCGACATGTCGGCAGACTAACAACTGACAGAGGCTATTGCTAGGGTGGTCGGTCGTGAGAATCGGAAGGTTACGGCACTCCGCAAGAAATCCCTCCGCTGCATTCTCACGAGTTCGTGACGAGGTTTGGCTTCTTAGACCAAATTGAGGTCAAGCGCGATCCTTTACGGCCTCAATAGTCTTGACGACATCGAGGTAAATGTTTTCCACACGACGTAGTCGGAATCCCGCCTTCTGTACGTTGCCTACGGTATCTCGATTGAGCTCCGGCCCAATCTTACGCGTGAGCTGTGTCATCAGATCCATCATGACTCCCAAGGGACCGATGGCAGCGCTACGGACGTGCTCCAACATCAGAATTTGCCCGCCCGGCTTCAGCACGCGGTAAAGCTCCCGCAAGCCCGCAATTGGCTTGGGCACCGAGCAAAACGTGAAGACCGTTACAACCGTATCGAACGTCGCCTCAGGGTAATCCAGATTGCAAACATCGGCTTCGCGGAGCTCGATTGATCCTTCATAGCTCGCGGCCTTCAATTTGGCGCGTTCCAGCATCTTGGGGCTGATATCGATCGAGACAATATCCGCTCTCGGAGGAAGGAATTTGAAGTCGTTTCCGGTTCCGGCGGCCACATGCAACGTTTTGCCCCGCGCCTTACTCAGCAACTTCCGCTTTTCAGATCCGAGGCGTCTGTCATCGACCGCAGAAAAGAAATCATAGGTGCGGCTTGCGCGATCCCATTTGCTTTGTGTCTGAACATCCATTGTCGACTCCATCAATCGCCAGCTTCAATCATCGTCCCCCTCAAGACGTAATTGTACACCTTCACCGCGATAGTCATCGCGATCCCGAAAATCGCACCGACAGTGATCACGGCGGTCATGGTTCGCGACCCCGCTGCCATTGAGTCGCGCATCGCGAACAGCATGCCGCCATACATCCCGATCAATGATCCCGGCACCATTGTCTCAACAATACCGAGCATTGGGGAAAGCATGTATCCGAGTATCAGCGATACGATCGTACCAATGCCCATGCCGATTAGCATCGCCAGCACCATATCGAATCCCGGCGAGACCATGACGCGCACGATCACGGCTGTTGCCACGCCGATCACTGCGCCAGCCAGATAGTCTCCGATCTGGAATAGCATGATCATCTCCTCCTAAAGCACGTGCCGTGGCTACTCCCGCGTTCCGCTCATTGACAACCTGTCCCCGTTCCCGAGCGCGCTCGCCGCGCTTTCTGCAAATCAGTGGGATTTCGGGCCGCCCTGATAACGCCAGGCGGGCGCCGCATCGGTTCCAGTCGCAGGGGACAGCGAGGGAGATACGGCAGTGTCATACGCGAAAGCGGAACTCGTTTCGCGCGGCATTCCGACAGTGGCGTTGCGCGCAGCTCGCCTCGCACTCGGCCAATAGCTCTTATCCGAAATCGTCGAGCCCGCCTAGCATTACAGTTGTAATTTTTGCTTGAGATGCGCTTTGCGCGCGTTGGCTTGATGAGCCCTGCGCCAGGATGACCATGCGAGGATGTGGGCATGCGGGATGCGCCGCTGGGCGAGCTTCATGGCGATGCGGCGGATTTCCTGGATCGACCAGCGGATCAAGAACGATGCTTCGGTCGGGGCCGCGGTCGCGTTTTTTTAAGCAATGCTCCGGTGTTGGCCCGATGACGGATGACGGCCATCGTGGCGAAGGCAAGCATGACCAGTGAGACATGGCGATGCCAGCCATGCCAGGAGCGGGTTTCGTTGTGATCAAGACCGAGCTCGTTCTTGGCGGTTTCGAAGCTGTCTTCGATGGCCCAGCGATGGCCTTCCACGGATACCAGCTTCTGCATGGACGTGCCCTTGGGGCACCATGTGGAGAAGAAGGCTAAGCTGTTGTCGGCAATATTGCGGCGGATCAGAAGACCTCGGGTCCATTCCCCGGCAAGGTCGTCGTTGTATTCGCCGGCGTCGAGATCGGCCAGCTCAAGATAGGCCCAGTCGTGCCAGCGCGGACCTTTGGTTCCTTCGCCGGACGGCAGGCGGCGCCAGGCCTTCTTGGGAAGGCTCTGCGCGATCGTAGAGGCAGTGCCGGCGACAGGCTGCTGCTTGCCCCAGGAATAGAACACGTGATTGGAAGCAACCCCCAGAACATAGCCTTTGCCCGCCTTGCGCAGCAGGGTTTCGATCGCTCCCGTGCCATACACGCTGTCCGCTGCTACGAACGAGAACGGCACCTTTGCGGCGATCGCGCGAGCGATCATTTGATGCGCGATCCGGGGCTTCGTCGCAAAGCTCACATCGCTCGGGACATGTGCGGCCTTCAGGCGAGCGGGTTCGTCCGTCCATTCCTTTGGCAGGTAGAGCGCCCGATCGATGAAGGCATGGCCATGCCGCGACACATAGGAGGCAAACACTCCGATCTGGCAATTGGTGATCTTGCCCGCCGAGCCAGTGTACTGGCGCGCGACCCCACACGAGGCCTTGCCCTGTTTCAAAAAGCCGGTCTCATCGATGACCAGAACCGCGTCCTCGTCACCCAGCGTTTCCAGCGCGTACTCACGTACAATATCGCGCAGCGCGTCGGCATCCCACTGCCCCCGACCCAGAATCGCCTGCTGGCGCCACGGGCCTGGATCGCCAGCCGCTTCCGCCCGCATCCAACCCGTCTTGCGCGGCTCGTTGCCCAACAGTCCGTCGAGAAATTGCCCCGCCGAGGCCGCGACCCGCTCTTGCGTAAACAGCGGACGGATGCGTTGCTTGGCATCTCGCAACGACGAAGCCCACAGCGTCAGCGTATCCTCAACCGACGCGCCACCAATCATCAGATCCCGAATCATGGTCGCCCATAGATTCAGAACCTTCAGGAAGATGCAACTGTAATGCTAGGCGCTTGCAGATACAGCCGTCAGCGGCAATACGAGCGAAATCGTAAGAAGGCGTCTTAAGAACATGGTCCGGCTAAGCGCGTGATGCACTTCTGATGATGAGTTCGGAGAAAATCGCTGGCCGGTTACCTCACGCTCACGTGAGGCGCGGTTCCGAAATCGCTTACCAACACAGTAGTCGCAGTCCCAACGCACCGCCCGCGAGCTGTACAAAACTATCGCGCCGTACCAGACCGCAGGAAGGCCAAGGAAAGAGCACGTGCAGCAGCGCTAAAAGGCGGCCCGCAATCATGCCGTTCGTCATGATGGGTGATCGAGCTTCGGTGACCGTTGCCGCACCTGACGAACTCAAAGAGATTGTCGAAGCGAAGTGCTAATCACCGAACCCCTTGGCTCGATGGCCGTTGTAACGCACGTGAAGCAGGGGAAATCGCCGACGATGGAATCGACCTTTCGCGCGCTCAGTATGGCGTTTGCCATGGGATGGGAAATCCTTTGGCCGCTGATCCTTGGCTTCACGCTGTCGGGGGTCGTGCAGGCGGTTGTCTCTCATCGGGAAATGGCTCGGCTACTGCCGGATGATCGGCCTCGTTCGACCGCAACAGCGCTTGCGCTCGGCGCGGCCTCTTCGTCGTGCTCCTACGCAGCGGTGGCGCTGGCCCGCTCGGTCTTTCGCAAGGGCGCCGATTTCACGGCCGCAATGGCGTTCGAAATGGCTTCGACTAACCTGGTCCTCGAGCTCAGCATCATCATGCTGGTGTTCCTCGGCTGGCAGTTCATGGCGGCCGAGCTGATCGGCGCGCCGATCATGGTCGCGCTCTTGGTTCTTCTGTTTCGACGGTTTCTCGGCCGCGATCTTCGCGCGCAGGCAAAGGAGCAGGCGGACAGAGGCATAGCCGGGCGTATGGAAGGCCATGCTGAGATGGACATGTCGGTCACTGAAGGCGGAAGCCTTTGGCAGCGCATAACCTCGGACCGGGGGCTTACGGCTATCAGCCATTATTTTGTGATGGACTGGGTCTCGGTCTGGATGGATATCGTCGGCGGCCTTCTGATCGCTGGAGCGCTCGCTGCCTGGGTTCCGAACGGGTTCTGGCAGTCGTTCTTCCTGGTGGATCACCCGACGATTGCGAAGATCTGGGGACCGATCATTGGGCCGCTGGTCGCGGTGATCGCGTTCGTTTGCTCCGTTGGAAACATTCCGCTCGCCGCCGTGCTCTGGAACGGCGGCATCAGCTTCGGCGGCGTGATCGCATTCATCTTCGCCGACCTAATCGTTCTTCCCGTCCTTAACATCTATCGCAAGTACTACGGATTGAAGATGACGGGATTTCTTTTCGTCACGTTCTATGCAGCCATGGCGATCGCAGCGCTGATTGTAGAAGTAATTTTCGGAGGACTTGGTCTCGTCCCGCAACAGCACAACGCGCGGGTGGTTGAGGCTTCCCTTAGCTGGAACTACGCGACCTGGCTGAACATCATATTCCTTGCATTTGCAGCCGCACTGGTGTGGCGCTTCCTGAAAACAGGTGGGCCCGAGATGCTGCGAATGATGAATGCCCCACCCCGGGATCATCCCCAGAGCCATGCTCACGTGTGATTCGGGAGCTCACCAGCGCAGCAGCTTCGGCCCCAGGAGGGCGCCGATCACAGTGCAAAGCGCGATGGTGAGACCGTACCAGAGCGCGATGAAGGCGAGCGAGTCGTCAGTGCAATGCAGCGCGTAGACGACCGCGCTGATGCTGCCGGCGGCGAGCCCCGCAAGAGCACCGGCGCGTGTCAAATTTGTCGGCAACGCAAACTCGCGCATCGCGAAAATGATGGCCGCGAATGGGAAAATTGCGTTTAGCGGGATGCACGAGATACAGAGCAGCCAATGCTCGCCGAAGATCATGGCCTGCCATGCGGACGGTGGCGCCAGGACAAGCGTCACCACGAGTACGACAAGCGCGGCAGCAAACGGAAGAACAACCAAAGCCAGCGATACCCGCTGCTCGCCGCCGGGGTGCGCGACCCTAACCAGATATGCAAGCGAAATGGCAACAAGGGCGCCTGCGAACGCAAACTTCACCGCGAGGAAGATCCAGGCGCGAAGGTCAGATATGTCCGTGCGCGGGCCGAACAGCAGCATCATCCCGGCAAGTGCTGCGATGGCGCCAAGGGCGGCGGCGCTCAAGAGCCTACGGGAGACGCCGCGCCAATCGACCGCGTCAAGGTTCGTGCTCAGCATATCCACGAGATCATCAGTCTTCATGACCTTCGTCCCTTGGCGACCAAAGCAGCGAGCGCCTTCATTCCCCGGTGTACGTTCACCTTAACGGCGGGTTCGGATAGTCCCTCGCGCGCTGCGGTTTCCGCCACGCTCAGCCCTTCCAGTTTTACGTGCCGAATTGCCGTCTGGAGTTTGGACGGCAGCCCGTCCAGCAGTCGGTCGAGATCGAGCGAACTCTCGCTCGCAGTCTGGTCATCGTGAGCAACGATTTCCTTGACATCGTCAATCGATACGTTTCCAGCGGAATTGCGCGTCCTCCTATAGTGATCGATGAGCTTGTAACGCGCGATAGCATACAGCCACGGCGTGAAAGGTTGTGCTGGATCATACGTGTCTCGACGCGCATGCAACGCCATCAGCGTCTCCTGGACCAGATCCTCGGCATCTGCAGCTCCGCGGGCCGCCTGCGCCAGTTTGGCTTTGTAATAGCCACGCAGCAACCGGCTCATTCGCCCAAGTAGCTCGCGGTACGCGCGCTCGTCGCCCCCGAGCGCAGCGATCATGAGACCCTTTAGTTCGGCCTCGACGGAGCTCATATGGGGTTCCTGTTCTACGCATTCGTAGCCGGGGACGTGCCGGTTACAGCAGCAACGAAATTTGTTCTGCGCGCACCCGAAGCGCAGGTGGGGTCAAAGGCTTTTACCACGACTGCCGGTGCGGTCACGCTGTCGTGAGGGTGTAACCGCAAGGCGCTGGCATGCGGAGTCCCCAAGAGTCGCGCACTTTGGAGCACACCGGAACGCGCGACGGGAACGCAAAACGCAGGTAAATGGAGCTGTAAAATGACGTGGAGTAATCGAGTAATCGGCGCAGGCATCGGGGCCACTTTGTTGCTAGCAGGCTCGTTGGCCGCCGCGGAAACCACTTCGCAGCCAACGCCGGAAACCAGCCAACAGCGCTCGGAAGCCCATCCTCAAAGCTCCGGCCAAACCAACCGTATGGTCGAGCACTGCACGCAAATGATGGCGAACTGGTCGCAATAGGGCGGCGGCGAAGTTGCGACCTAAGCCGCGGCGCCCTTGCACTCAACCAAATCACCAGGGCGCAGCCGTCGCATATTCTGCGACCAAAGGACAACGGACGGAGCGAACTAATGATGATGGATATGAGCGGAATGTCGATCGGGATGATGGCGGGGATGGGCGTGATCTGGCTGTTGCTTCTCGCGTTTGTCGTGTTGGGCATAGCCGCATTCATCAAATATCTGCGCTCCTGACCTCGAATCGACAAGTATGAAGGAGAGGAAGAATGGGCATTTACGCTGACTGGCTGTTTCCACGCATCCTCGACCTCTTGATGCGGCAGAAGCAGATCGCGCCATATAGAAGGCGGATCGGGCAGGCCGCGAAAGTGCGTGTGCTCGACATCGGAATCGGGTCGGGCGTCAATTTGATGTTCTATGGCACAGGTGCCGAACGCATTTGTGGCGTCGATCCGTCACCAGAGTTGTTGCGGTTCGCCGGTGAGCGGGCTCATGATAACTCCGCGCCCGTTCAAGGCGGCTAAAATGACGCGCGCTAAGCCAAAGCCAGATTGATCGAGAACAATCCAAAGCCTTCATATTGAGAAGGCGCGCGCGAGATCGAAGCGGACGAGGACAAGTCAGCGGCTGACCTGATGAAGCGCCTAGCAGGCAGGAAGCCAGAGCCGAGGAAGGCTGCTAAAAGCTAGGGCGCCTCGGGAACCGACTTAACTTAAGTTAGTTAGATCTGTATGGCGGATGCTTTGGAATCTTCCGAAGAGCTGTTCGACCGCGCTGCCGCAGCTATCGCAGAAGGGAAGCGGCTCACCGAGGAAAACCTCGCATTGCAGCACGAAATACTCTCGGGCCTAAGGCGAATGCGCATCATCAGTTTCCATCCGCACAGCCTTAAGCTTTTCTCACCGCTGGATTTTTCGGAGCTGCGGCAGCGAAAGTGAGTTGGATCGCTCGCGGCCCGTACTTGTCAAGTATTATGACTCCCCAAAATTGACCCGCCCTGCCGGCGGCCCAAAGGGTGAGCGGCCACTTCTTGGCTGATGTCTGAGTTGTTGATCTGCTCCGATGCGGCGGCATGACGAAACCGTCCGCAACGAGCGATAAAGCCCTCTCCACCGGATCGGGTCGGCGGAGCAATCCGCTGTGGTTCGACCGCACTGCTGGTGTGGTGTGGCGGTCGCGGCGGTTGATGGGATGCCTTCGAGCCGATGCCCTCCTGCCAGGCTGCTTGGCCCACGTCCATATCGGCCTTTTGCTGGCGGATCACGCGCCACAATACGCTCGCTATGCTCGCCAACCTTTGCCCGCAATGGCTTCTTCGCGATCTTCTTCCCCTGCCGCCCAGCGGCGGCATTCCTCGCGAGACAACAAGATCGCTCAATCCGCCATCCTCCGCTTCGCTACGGGCCATGGCTGCGGAACGGTCGTTGTGGCGCTCAAAGATCGCCATCAAGGCCGCGGTAGTCGCGGACTTGGAAAACAGCAACAGGAGATCACGATGGCTCAAATTGGCACCTTCACCCGCGCCGAAGATGGCTCGTACACCGGCACCATCAAGACGCTCTCGCTCAATATCAAGGCGCGCTTCCTTCCCGCCGAACCTTCGGGCAATGAGAAGGCTCCGAGTCTGCGCATCATGGCGGGCAACGTCGAAATAGGTGCCGCATGGCAGCGGACCTCGAAGGACAACACCGTGTATCACTCGGTGAAGCTCGACGACCCCTCCTTCCCGGCGCCAATCTATGCCAACCTCGTCACCATCGATGACGGCTACGCGCTGGTCTGGTCGCGCTGAGCGTCAGCTTACGGCGTCTCGCCTCGCGCGAGACGCCGCGGTTGCGCACTTGGTCCTGTGTCGTGCAGGTGTAAATCAAGATTACACAATGGCCGCAGCGGCAGAGCCACGCGAGGGCAGTAGCGCGCTGTGGCGTGCAATTTGGCCGTTCTGCCGCCGCTTAGCATATGCCACCCTCGGCCGAACGATGGTGATGGCTCGCGCCCGTGGAATCGGCCTAGCTCTGCCAGCGTCGATTAGAACGTTTCGTGGATTGAGTGACATCGTGCCTGAGCACTCTGCGATCGCCTGTCATCCCAAAAAGGGATCAGCCTAGCGAACTTTGTTCGGCGCGGGATTAGTTTCTGCCGTCCCGAACGCGCGGAGGGTAAGCTTTGTGGCTGCTCGGGATCGCCATGGTGCCGCCAATCGTAAACCCAGGTTTGGCGTCGGCCGGTACTCCGAGGAGCAGCGTCTTTTTAATGACT
The DNA window shown above is from Bradyrhizobium sp. ISRA464 and carries:
- a CDS encoding class I SAM-dependent methyltransferase is translated as MGIYADWLFPRILDLLMRQKQIAPYRRRIGQAAKVRVLDIGIGSGVNLMFYGTGAERICGVDPSPELLRFAGERAHDNSAPVQGG
- a CDS encoding sigma-70 family RNA polymerase sigma factor, with translation MSSVEAELKGLMIAALGGDERAYRELLGRMSRLLRGYYKAKLAQAARGAADAEDLVQETLMALHARRDTYDPAQPFTPWLYAIARYKLIDHYRRTRNSAGNVSIDDVKEIVAHDDQTASESSLDLDRLLDGLPSKLQTAIRHVKLEGLSVAETAAREGLSEPAVKVNVHRGMKALAALVAKGRRS
- a CDS encoding DUF736 domain-containing protein, producing the protein MAQIGTFTRAEDGSYTGTIKTLSLNIKARFLPAEPSGNEKAPSLRIMAGNVEIGAAWQRTSKDNTVYHSVKLDDPSFPAPIYANLVTIDDGYALVWSR
- a CDS encoding DUF1109 domain-containing protein — protein: MKTDDLVDMLSTNLDAVDWRGVSRRLLSAAALGAIAALAGMMLLFGPRTDISDLRAWIFLAVKFAFAGALVAISLAYLVRVAHPGGEQRVSLALVVLPFAAALVVLVVTLVLAPPSAWQAMIFGEHWLLCISCIPLNAIFPFAAIIFAMREFALPTNLTRAGALAGLAAGSISAVVYALHCTDDSLAFIALWYGLTIALCTVIGALLGPKLLRW
- a CDS encoding permease — encoded protein: MESTFRALSMAFAMGWEILWPLILGFTLSGVVQAVVSHREMARLLPDDRPRSTATALALGAASSSCSYAAVALARSVFRKGADFTAAMAFEMASTNLVLELSIIMLVFLGWQFMAAELIGAPIMVALLVLLFRRFLGRDLRAQAKEQADRGIAGRMEGHAEMDMSVTEGGSLWQRITSDRGLTAISHYFVMDWVSVWMDIVGGLLIAGALAAWVPNGFWQSFFLVDHPTIAKIWGPIIGPLVAVIAFVCSVGNIPLAAVLWNGGISFGGVIAFIFADLIVLPVLNIYRKYYGLKMTGFLFVTFYAAMAIAALIVEVIFGGLGLVPQQHNARVVEASLSWNYATWLNIIFLAFAAALVWRFLKTGGPEMLRMMNAPPRDHPQSHAHV